A window of the Lactuca sativa cultivar Salinas chromosome 7, Lsat_Salinas_v11, whole genome shotgun sequence genome harbors these coding sequences:
- the LOC111914810 gene encoding uncharacterized protein LOC111914810 isoform X1 encodes MAHEEHTSMCSNGRLSKKLKNKKLPQRGMGVAQLEKIISEEHQKNDVTILAPNSNNFTPPPPSMSIALPPPMPPNHHRRLIQITDATNPVFVSKPMHSIINGGRLWIGGDYRFVLENPNLNPSMSTNRSDLQRSHLFQQPCSSLMIELPSNQSNCSNNYHPPLKPHEEKMIGMKRPYPFSKENMPIPSFNLKFPFSSSYSNGFREKKSSNLVAKDFLTLVPPQIQSSTLPQQQGQTEDVSGSERSNEQPFYSFFPAAKNHGNNNGEEGEHVDLSLKL; translated from the exons ATGGCTCATGAAGAACATACTTCGATGTGTAGCAATGGTAGATTGTCGAAAAAGCTGAAGAATAAGAAACTACCACAGAGAGGAATGGGAGTTGCTCAGCTTGAGAAGATCATATCAGAAGAACATCAGAAGAATGATGTCACTATTTTGGCTCCTAATTCAAACAATTTCACGCCGCCGCCGCCGTCGATGTCGATTGCTTTACCACCTCCAATGCCGCCTAATCACCACCGCCGTTTGATCCAAATTACCGATGCGACGAATCCTGTTTTTGTTTCTAAGCCAATGCATTCGATCATTAATGGTGGTAGATTATGGATTGGCGGCGATTACCGATTTGTACTGGAGAATCCGAATCTGAATCCGAGCATGTCAACAAATCGGAGTGATTTACAAAGATCACACCTTTTTCAGCAACCATGTTCTTCATTAATG ATCGAGCTCCCTTCAAACCAAAGCAATTGTAGCAACAACTACCACCCACCATTGAAGCCACATGAAGAGAAG ATGATCGGCATGAAGAGACCATACcctttttcaaaggaaaatatgCCAATTCCTTCTTTCAACTTAAAATTCCCCTTCTCTTCTTCTTACAGCAATGGATTCAG AGAGAAGAAGAGTTCGAATTTAGTTGCCAAAGATTTTCTCACATTGGTTCCTCCTCAAATTCAATCATCAACTTTACCACAGCAGCAA GGTCAAACAGAAGATGTATCTGGAAGTGAAAGGTCAAACGAGCAGCCATTTTATAGTTTCTTTCCAGCAGCAAAGAACCATGGAAACAACAATGGTGAAGAAGGTGAACATGTTGATCTCAGTTTGAAGCTGTAG
- the LOC111914810 gene encoding uncharacterized protein LOC111914810 isoform X2, which translates to MGVAQLEKIISEEHQKNDVTILAPNSNNFTPPPPSMSIALPPPMPPNHHRRLIQITDATNPVFVSKPMHSIINGGRLWIGGDYRFVLENPNLNPSMSTNRSDLQRSHLFQQPCSSLMIELPSNQSNCSNNYHPPLKPHEEKMIGMKRPYPFSKENMPIPSFNLKFPFSSSYSNGFREKKSSNLVAKDFLTLVPPQIQSSTLPQQQGQTEDVSGSERSNEQPFYSFFPAAKNHGNNNGEEGEHVDLSLKL; encoded by the exons ATGGGAGTTGCTCAGCTTGAGAAGATCATATCAGAAGAACATCAGAAGAATGATGTCACTATTTTGGCTCCTAATTCAAACAATTTCACGCCGCCGCCGCCGTCGATGTCGATTGCTTTACCACCTCCAATGCCGCCTAATCACCACCGCCGTTTGATCCAAATTACCGATGCGACGAATCCTGTTTTTGTTTCTAAGCCAATGCATTCGATCATTAATGGTGGTAGATTATGGATTGGCGGCGATTACCGATTTGTACTGGAGAATCCGAATCTGAATCCGAGCATGTCAACAAATCGGAGTGATTTACAAAGATCACACCTTTTTCAGCAACCATGTTCTTCATTAATG ATCGAGCTCCCTTCAAACCAAAGCAATTGTAGCAACAACTACCACCCACCATTGAAGCCACATGAAGAGAAG ATGATCGGCATGAAGAGACCATACcctttttcaaaggaaaatatgCCAATTCCTTCTTTCAACTTAAAATTCCCCTTCTCTTCTTCTTACAGCAATGGATTCAG AGAGAAGAAGAGTTCGAATTTAGTTGCCAAAGATTTTCTCACATTGGTTCCTCCTCAAATTCAATCATCAACTTTACCACAGCAGCAA GGTCAAACAGAAGATGTATCTGGAAGTGAAAGGTCAAACGAGCAGCCATTTTATAGTTTCTTTCCAGCAGCAAAGAACCATGGAAACAACAATGGTGAAGAAGGTGAACATGTTGATCTCAGTTTGAAGCTGTAG